In Pseudomonas sp. PDNC002, the DNA window CACAGCGCATCACCCTCGAAGTAGTCGCGGATACCGAGGAACTCCAGTTCCTCCGGGTCGGCGAGGCGGTAAAGGTCGAAGTGGAAGGCCTGGATATCGCCGATTTCGTAGGGCTCGACCAGGGTGAAGGTCGGACTCTTTACCGCTCCACCATGACCCAATCCCCGCAGAATGCCGCGCGACAGCGTGGTCTTGCCCGCTCCCAGATCCCCATGCAGGTAAATCACCCCGCGTCCGCCAGTGGCCTCGGCGATCCGGCGACCGAGGTCGTACATGGCCTCTTCGCCCTCGGCGAACAGATTCAGTTCAGGCATGGGGACAACTCCTCGAGCAACTGACGAACGGCAGAAATCAGATCGGCGGCAGCCAGTCCGCGACCTTGCGGGCCCAGCGAATCGCCAGCGCGAGCATGCAGCCAGACGGCCAGGCAAGCGGCCTCATAGCCAGGCATACCCTGCGCCAGCAGCGCGCCGATAATCCCCGAGAGCACGTCGCCCAGGCCGGCGCCCGCCATGGCCGGGTGGCCGTGGCTGCACAGCGCCAGCCGGCCATCGGGCGAAGCGACCAGGCTACCGACACCCTTGAGCACCACCACCGTCCGGTACCGCTGCGCCAGTTCGTGCGCGGCCCTGGGCCGGTCTGCCTGGACCTCGGCGGTGGAAATACCCAGCAAGCGCGCCGCTTCGGCGGGATGCGGCGTGATCACCCAGTCGCCGGCCGGGCGCGAAACCAGCCCTTCGGCCAGCAGGTTGAGCGCATCGGCATCCCAGACTTGCAGCCGCTCCAGGCTGGCCGCCGCGCTGACCACTACGCGCCCCCAGGCTTCGCGACCGACACCAGGGCCGACCACCAGCACGTCGGCGCGCTCGGCCAGGCGCAGCAGTTCGGCCGAGGAGGAAACCCCGCGCGCCATCAATTCAGGCCGGCGGGCAAGCGCGGCAGGCACATGGGCCGCGCGCGTCGCCAGGGAAACCAGCCCGGCGCCACAGCGCAACGCACTTTCCGCCGCCAGCAGCACGGCGCCGCCCATGCCGGTATCGCCGCCGATCACCAGCGCATGACCGAACTGGCCCTTGTGCGCGGCTTTCGGGCGCGGGGCCAGGCGGCCCAGAGAGGCCGGAGCCAGCCTGCGCGCCATGCAGTCTTCAGGAAGCAGCGTGGAATCGGCGTCCAGATCGTCGAAAACCAGCTCGCCGCACTGGTCCGGGCCGTGGGCGGTGAACAGGCCGAGCTTGAGGCCGATGAAGGTGACCGTCAGGTCGGCGTTCACCGCGCAGCCCAGCACCTGACCGGTATCGGCGCTCAGGCCGGAAGGAATATCCACCGCCAGGACCGGCCGCTCGCTGGCATTGATCGCCGCGATGGCCGAAGCATAGGGATCGCGCACTTCGCCGCCGAGGCCGGTGCCCAGCAGCGCGTCCACCAGCACCCCGTGCAGCTCGGCGCGCTCGGTCCAGGGGGTGATATCCACACCGACGGAACGCGCTTCGCCATGGGCCGAGGCGGCGTCTCCGGAAAGCCGCGAGGTATCGCCCACCGCCAGCACGCGCACGCGCCAGCCGGCGCGCAAGGCCAGGGCGGCGATCAGGTAGCCGTCGCCGGCATTGTTGCCGTGGCCGGCCAGCACGGTGATCTCGCCAGCGTCCGGCCATCGGCGGCGCAGGGCGCGCCAGGCGGCATGGGCGGCGCGGCGCATCAGCTCGAAGCCGGGCGTGCCGGCGGCGATCAGGCGTGCGTCGAGGTCGCGCACCTGCTGGGCGCTGTAGAGGTTCAGGGGCAGATCGTCGTGGGCAGTCATCGCGGTTCCGGGCGGCAGAATGTGTCGCCTTGGCGTACGGACGGGCCGACGCCGGCAAGGTCTGGCAGAATTATACGCACCCCGACTTCCGTTTCCCGCCTTCCATGCACGATTCAACGCTCGACTATGACGATCTCGCCCGCTCCATCAAGGACTGGGGGCGCGAACTCGGCTTCCAGCAGGTCGGCATCAGCGGGCTCGACCTGGAGGAGCACGGCGCGCACCTGCAGCGCTGGCTGGAGGCCGGCTATCACGGCGAGATGGACTACATGGGCGCCCACGGCAGCAAGCGCTGGCGGCC includes these proteins:
- the tsaE gene encoding tRNA (adenosine(37)-N6)-threonylcarbamoyltransferase complex ATPase subunit type 1 TsaE gives rise to the protein MPELNLFAEGEEAMYDLGRRIAEATGGRGVIYLHGDLGAGKTTLSRGILRGLGHGGAVKSPTFTLVEPYEIGDIQAFHFDLYRLADPEELEFLGIRDYFEGDALCLIEWAERGKGILPKADMDITIVPHAGGRMLRLSPQGTRGEAWCAALATGA
- a CDS encoding NAD(P)H-hydrate dehydratase gives rise to the protein MTAHDDLPLNLYSAQQVRDLDARLIAAGTPGFELMRRAAHAAWRALRRRWPDAGEITVLAGHGNNAGDGYLIAALALRAGWRVRVLAVGDTSRLSGDAASAHGEARSVGVDITPWTERAELHGVLVDALLGTGLGGEVRDPYASAIAAINASERPVLAVDIPSGLSADTGQVLGCAVNADLTVTFIGLKLGLFTAHGPDQCGELVFDDLDADSTLLPEDCMARRLAPASLGRLAPRPKAAHKGQFGHALVIGGDTGMGGAVLLAAESALRCGAGLVSLATRAAHVPAALARRPELMARGVSSSAELLRLAERADVLVVGPGVGREAWGRVVVSAAASLERLQVWDADALNLLAEGLVSRPAGDWVITPHPAEAARLLGISTAEVQADRPRAAHELAQRYRTVVVLKGVGSLVASPDGRLALCSHGHPAMAGAGLGDVLSGIIGALLAQGMPGYEAACLAVWLHARAGDSLGPQGRGLAAADLISAVRQLLEELSPCLN